The following proteins are co-located in the Megalobrama amblycephala isolate DHTTF-2021 linkage group LG12, ASM1881202v1, whole genome shotgun sequence genome:
- the LOC125279292 gene encoding uncharacterized protein LOC125279292 gives MAAAQKHVLRVYVARDTALKLTLLERPKSVEELKEIMQDRFKPRLDGDFSLHYEDPDFDGDLCLLVDIQELPEKGTLRVVRPEGDTSSTASSDTDILPCVSALQRQKSWPDHFVVPGFDYEMEHILEEGNRVYEESGKMLKLKRSQKSEILKKMAEMIYSFKPYPHEKELAIAAKALITAHPCLRMTAGEDGELGWKRHIGYKVASYRNNLAKVGVAEVAINTGRRSRNNPDK, from the coding sequence ATGGCTGCTGCCCAGAAGCATGTGCTGCGTGTGTATGTTGCACGAGACACTGCCCTGAAGCTTACTCTACTCGAGCGACCAAAGTCAGTGGAGGAGCTGAAAGAAATAATGCAAGATAGGTTCAAGCCGAGACTGGATGGGGACTTTAGCCTGCACTATGAGGATCCAGACTTTGATGGTGATCTTTGTCTTCTTGTGGACATCCAGGAGTTACCAGAGAAGGGCACATTGAGAGTCGTCAGGCCTGAAGGTGACACCTCATCTACTGCATCTTCTGACACAGACATACTCCCATGTGTATCTGCGTTACAGCGCCAGAAGAGTTGGCCTGATCACTTTGTTGTTCCTGGTTTTGATTATGAAATGGAGCATATACTAGAAGAAGGAAATCGTGTTTATGAAGAATCAGGAAAAATGCTGAAGTTAAAGAGGTCACAGAAGAGTGAAATCCTTAAAAAAATGGCAGAAATGATCTACAGTTTTAAACCATACCCACATGAAAAGGAATTGGCAATTGCTGCTAAAGCATTGATTACAGCTCATCCATGTCTCAGAATGACGGCTGGTGAAGACGGGGAGTTGGGATGGAAACGTCACATAGGGTACAAGGTTGCGTCCTACCGTAACAATCTGGCCAAAGTTGGGGTTGCAGAAGTAGCCATCAACACAGGGAGGCGGAGCCGAAACAACCCCGACAAATGA